The following proteins come from a genomic window of Anabaena sphaerica FACHB-251:
- the rplS gene encoding 50S ribosomal protein L19: MNAQEIIRSIEAEHIKSDLPEIYVGDTVRVGVKIKEGEKYRVQPYEGVVIGKRNGGINETITVRRVFQGVGVERVFLLHSPRIDNIKVMRRGKVRRAKLYYLRQLSGKATRIKQRFDRAL, from the coding sequence ATGAACGCTCAAGAAATTATTCGTTCTATCGAAGCGGAACACATTAAATCCGATCTGCCCGAAATTTATGTAGGTGATACAGTACGGGTGGGAGTCAAAATTAAAGAAGGCGAGAAATACCGCGTCCAACCCTATGAAGGAGTGGTAATTGGTAAGCGCAATGGCGGAATTAACGAAACAATCACCGTCCGTCGGGTTTTTCAAGGTGTAGGCGTTGAGCGAGTATTTTTGCTGCATTCACCCCGGATTGATAACATCAAAGTTATGCGCCGTGGTAAGGTAAGACGCGCTAAACTATATTATCTGCGTCAGCTATCTGGTAAGGCCACCCGGATTAAGCAACGGTTTGACCGCGCCCTGTGA
- the secE gene encoding preprotein translocase subunit SecE: MAKKNEAEMPETGNGFSLNNFFQGTKEELDKVVWPSRKQLVSESAAVLLMVTLSASLIYLVDGLFAWAAKQVF; the protein is encoded by the coding sequence GTGGCCAAAAAAAACGAAGCAGAAATGCCAGAAACCGGAAATGGGTTTAGCTTAAACAACTTCTTCCAAGGAACAAAGGAAGAACTTGACAAAGTGGTTTGGCCCAGTCGGAAGCAGTTGGTGAGTGAATCAGCAGCTGTGTTATTAATGGTGACACTCTCCGCATCTTTGATATATTTGGTCGATGGATTGTTTGCTTGGGCAGCAAAACAGGTATTCTGA
- the nusG gene encoding transcription termination/antitermination protein NusG, with protein MTFATDEPRDALQSEEALEAAHKEARWYAVQVASGCEKRVKTNLEQRIQTFDVADKIIQVEIPHTPAVKIRKDGSRQHTEEKVFPGYVLVRMMLSDDTWQVVRNTTHVINFVGAEQKRGSGRGRGHVKPVPLSNSEVERIFKQTTEQEPVVKIDMATGDKIMVLSGPFKDFEGEVIEVSPERSKLKALLSIFGRDTPVELEFNQVEKQS; from the coding sequence ATGACTTTTGCAACAGACGAACCACGGGATGCTTTGCAGTCAGAGGAAGCACTAGAAGCAGCGCACAAAGAAGCACGCTGGTATGCGGTGCAAGTAGCTTCTGGCTGTGAGAAGCGCGTGAAGACAAATTTAGAGCAGCGAATTCAAACTTTTGATGTAGCTGACAAAATCATCCAGGTAGAAATTCCCCACACGCCAGCGGTAAAAATCCGTAAAGATGGTAGCCGCCAGCACACAGAGGAAAAGGTCTTTCCAGGGTATGTGTTAGTGCGGATGATGCTGAGTGATGATACTTGGCAGGTGGTACGTAACACTACCCATGTAATTAACTTTGTGGGAGCCGAACAAAAACGTGGCAGCGGCAGGGGTCGTGGTCACGTCAAGCCAGTACCCCTGAGTAACTCAGAAGTAGAACGTATATTCAAACAAACGACAGAACAAGAACCAGTAGTCAAAATTGATATGGCTACAGGTGATAAGATAATGGTGCTTTCGGGTCCGTTCAAGGATTTTGAAGGTGAGGTGATTGAAGTTTCGCCAGAACGGAGTAAACTAAAAGCTCTACTCTCGATTTTCGGACGAGATACACCAGTAGAATTGGAATTTAATCAGGTAGAAAAACAGAGCTAA
- the rplK gene encoding 50S ribosomal protein L11 has translation MAKKVVAVIKLALNAGKANPAPPVGPALGQHGVNIMMFCKEYNAKTADQAGMVIPVEISVFEDRSFTFVLKTPPASVLIRKAAKIERGSNEPNKKKVGSITKAQLKEIAQTKLPDLNANDIDAAMNIVAGTAKNMGVTITD, from the coding sequence ATGGCGAAGAAAGTAGTAGCGGTCATTAAATTGGCCTTGAATGCTGGGAAAGCCAACCCAGCACCGCCTGTAGGTCCCGCACTGGGTCAACATGGCGTTAACATCATGATGTTTTGCAAAGAGTACAACGCCAAAACAGCAGACCAAGCTGGAATGGTGATACCCGTAGAAATTTCGGTGTTTGAAGACCGGAGTTTTACATTTGTACTCAAAACACCCCCAGCATCAGTATTGATTCGCAAGGCAGCGAAAATTGAAAGAGGCTCCAATGAACCCAACAAAAAGAAAGTTGGGAGCATTACCAAAGCACAGTTAAAGGAAATAGCCCAAACTAAACTTCCTGACCTCAACGCTAACGACATCGACGCAGCGATGAATATCGTGGCAGGAACAGCCAAAAACATGGGTGTTACTATCACAGATTAA
- the rplA gene encoding 50S ribosomal protein L1: protein MGKKISRRLQALQDKVEEMDYAPLDALNLLKETATAKFSEAAEAHIRLGIDPKYTDQQLRTTVALPKGTGQIVRVAVIARGEKVTEATNAGADIAGSEELIDQIQKGMMDFDKLIATPDVMPQVAKLGKLLGPRGLMPSPKGGTVTFDVAGAISEFKAGKLEFRADRTGIVHVMFGKASFSPEDLLVNLKALQETIDRNRPSGAKGRYWRTFYVSATMGPSIKIDISALRDLKLTDAA from the coding sequence ATGGGAAAGAAAATATCACGCCGCTTGCAGGCGTTGCAAGACAAAGTAGAAGAGATGGATTACGCACCATTAGATGCGTTAAATCTGTTAAAAGAGACAGCAACAGCTAAATTCAGCGAAGCCGCAGAAGCACATATCCGGCTAGGAATTGATCCCAAGTATACAGACCAACAGCTGCGGACAACGGTAGCACTGCCTAAAGGTACAGGGCAAATAGTGCGGGTAGCAGTTATCGCTAGAGGTGAAAAGGTAACAGAAGCCACTAATGCGGGTGCTGACATAGCTGGTTCCGAAGAACTGATTGACCAAATTCAAAAAGGCATGATGGACTTCGACAAGCTCATTGCTACTCCCGATGTGATGCCACAGGTAGCAAAGCTGGGTAAGTTGCTTGGTCCTCGTGGTTTGATGCCATCACCCAAAGGTGGTACAGTGACATTTGATGTAGCTGGTGCGATCTCCGAATTCAAAGCTGGTAAATTAGAATTTCGTGCTGATCGGACTGGTATTGTCCATGTTATGTTTGGTAAGGCTTCCTTCTCCCCTGAAGATTTATTAGTCAACCTCAAAGCTTTGCAAGAGACAATTGACCGTAACCGTCCTTCAGGAGCAAAAGGCCGTTATTGGCGTACATTTTACGTCTCTGCCACAATGGGACCTTCGATTAAAATCGATATCAGCGCCCTCAGAGATTTAAAACTGACTGACGCTGCATAA
- the rplJ gene encoding 50S ribosomal protein L10 → MGRTLENKKEIVADLKGTLSESTLALVIDYQGLTVAEITDLRRRLRPSGTVCKVTKNTFMGIAIQEDEKWQPLSELLKGSSAFLLVKEDFSSAIKAYQEFQKTSKKTELRGGVMDGRLLKEADVKALGDLPSKEQLMAQIAGAINALATKIAVGINEVPSSLARGIQAVADKDKDNSAETATE, encoded by the coding sequence ATGGGTCGAACGTTAGAAAATAAGAAAGAAATAGTAGCTGACCTCAAAGGCACTTTGAGTGAGTCAACTTTAGCACTGGTAATTGATTACCAAGGTCTAACAGTTGCCGAAATCACTGACTTAAGGCGGCGTTTGCGTCCTAGTGGCACAGTCTGCAAGGTGACTAAAAACACCTTCATGGGCATTGCCATTCAGGAAGATGAAAAATGGCAACCTTTGTCAGAACTGCTCAAAGGTTCTTCTGCCTTTTTACTAGTTAAAGAAGATTTTTCTTCAGCAATTAAGGCTTACCAAGAATTCCAAAAAACCTCCAAGAAGACAGAACTTCGTGGCGGCGTTATGGACGGTCGCCTGTTGAAAGAAGCGGATGTCAAAGCACTAGGAGACTTGCCATCTAAGGAACAACTCATGGCGCAAATTGCTGGAGCTATCAACGCTTTGGCTACCAAAATTGCTGTGGGTATCAACGAAGTTCCCAGTTCTTTGGCTCGCGGTATTCAGGCTGTCGCTGATAAAGACAAAGACAATAGTGCTGAAACTGCGACTGAATAA
- the rplL gene encoding 50S ribosomal protein L7/L12 produces MSAATEQILEQLKSLTLLEASELVKQIEEAFGVSAAPAAGGMMMMAAPGAAAAEVVEEKTEFDAILESVPADKKIAVLKIVREITGLGLKEAKDLVEAAPKPVKEGVAKDAAEDIKKRIAEAGGTVTIK; encoded by the coding sequence ATGTCTGCTGCAACCGAACAAATTTTAGAACAGTTGAAATCTTTGACCTTGTTGGAAGCATCTGAATTAGTTAAGCAAATTGAAGAAGCTTTTGGTGTAAGTGCTGCTCCTGCTGCTGGTGGAATGATGATGATGGCTGCTCCTGGTGCTGCTGCTGCTGAAGTAGTAGAAGAGAAGACCGAATTTGATGCCATTCTCGAATCTGTACCAGCTGATAAGAAGATTGCAGTTCTGAAGATTGTCCGTGAAATCACAGGTTTAGGTCTCAAAGAAGCTAAAGACTTAGTAGAAGCTGCTCCTAAGCCAGTTAAAGAAGGTGTAGCTAAGGACGCTGCTGAAGACATCAAGAAGCGCATCGCCGAAGCTGGTGGTACAGTAACCATCAAGTAA
- a CDS encoding serine/threonine-protein kinase, with the protein MTTKLLNNRYQVIQVLGAGGFGETSLAEDTHLPSRRRFVIKELKPINHDPATSQMIQQRFEREAAILENLGETSDQIPKLYAYFPENGKFYLVQEWIQGQTLTHIIQSKGKLNETIVREILLSLLPVLDYVHSKGIIHRDIKPDNIILRSHDNKPVLIDFGAVKETIRTLINPSGNAIQSIVIGTPGYMPSEQAIGRPVYATDIYSLGLTAIYLLTGKQPQELETHPQTGQILWQQYAAGVSPEMVNILTQAIEARPGDRYTTASKMLYALKSGHPISSHSPTTSATISLSPPPPTSHQTQPIYSPAKTPVIREIKNPANWQKPAVIVGSVVIGSLIGAVAISSISRQSQSSAPMATNSTVIRETQTPNVLPTNSPVAEEVSPTPVIKPTPPPPIKQEIISSPIPETNSSQPLTPPPVDDPVIQDTPTPIVTSTPEAEIQQQEAQPEIVPTAEVFLNTQKKPVKKRQELSDQLATNVRQSVPVFPTGTSRSSVEAALGKPKKDLRGLWRNTRAITYKVVPNQIDLGYLFDRDTGRLRQTEVAFASSVDNQLMQTTLNGLLSGKATAEIKQGLQQIQQRQTDNFTFSKGSMKGQIVRQNCDFIYISIWDADLHDFVNPASAKQC; encoded by the coding sequence ATGACAACAAAACTGTTAAACAACCGCTATCAAGTTATCCAGGTACTCGGTGCAGGGGGCTTTGGGGAAACCTCTCTCGCGGAAGATACCCATCTACCTTCCCGTCGTCGCTTTGTCATCAAGGAACTTAAACCCATTAACCATGATCCAGCGACCTCTCAAATGATTCAACAAAGGTTTGAGCGAGAAGCTGCTATCTTGGAAAATTTGGGGGAAACAAGTGATCAAATACCCAAACTTTACGCCTACTTTCCTGAAAATGGTAAATTTTATCTTGTTCAAGAATGGATTCAAGGACAAACCCTCACCCATATTATCCAATCAAAAGGCAAATTAAACGAAACTATTGTTCGGGAAATTCTGTTAAGTTTGCTGCCAGTTTTAGATTATGTCCACAGCAAAGGCATCATTCATCGAGATATAAAACCAGATAATATAATACTTCGCTCCCACGATAACAAACCAGTTTTAATCGATTTCGGTGCCGTTAAAGAAACTATCCGTACCCTCATCAATCCTTCAGGAAATGCCATACAATCAATCGTCATAGGTACACCAGGGTATATGCCAAGTGAGCAAGCCATCGGTCGCCCAGTGTATGCTACTGATATCTATAGTTTAGGCTTGACGGCGATTTATCTACTCACAGGTAAACAACCCCAAGAATTAGAAACTCACCCCCAAACAGGGCAAATACTTTGGCAACAATACGCTGCTGGTGTCTCCCCAGAAATGGTGAACATACTCACTCAAGCTATTGAAGCACGTCCTGGCGATCGCTACACCACAGCCAGTAAAATGCTTTACGCTTTAAAATCTGGTCATCCTATTTCTTCCCATTCTCCCACTACCAGCGCCACAATTAGCCTTAGCCCCCCTCCTCCAACAAGCCACCAAACCCAGCCAATATATTCACCTGCAAAAACTCCCGTTATCAGAGAAATTAAGAATCCTGCAAACTGGCAAAAACCTGCTGTCATTGTTGGTAGTGTGGTAATCGGTAGTTTAATTGGTGCCGTAGCAATTTCTAGCATTAGCAGGCAGTCACAATCTTCAGCCCCAATGGCCACCAACTCTACTGTTATCAGAGAAACACAGACTCCCAATGTTTTACCGACAAATTCCCCTGTAGCTGAGGAAGTTTCCCCAACACCAGTAATTAAACCAACTCCCCCTCCCCCTATTAAACAAGAAATCATTTCTAGTCCCATACCAGAAACCAATTCTTCCCAGCCATTAACACCACCACCAGTAGATGATCCTGTAATCCAAGATACTCCCACTCCCATAGTCACATCAACACCAGAAGCAGAAATACAACAACAGGAAGCTCAACCAGAAATAGTTCCCACAGCAGAGGTATTTTTAAATACCCAGAAAAAGCCAGTTAAAAAAAGACAAGAATTATCTGATCAATTAGCCACCAACGTCAGGCAAAGTGTACCAGTATTTCCTACAGGCACATCAAGAAGTAGTGTAGAAGCAGCACTGGGCAAACCAAAAAAGGATCTAAGGGGATTATGGCGTAATACCCGTGCTATCACTTATAAAGTAGTCCCAAACCAAATAGATTTAGGTTATTTATTTGATCGTGACACTGGTAGACTCAGGCAAACTGAAGTAGCTTTCGCCTCATCTGTAGACAATCAACTTATGCAAACAACCTTAAATGGTTTATTATCTGGAAAAGCTACAGCAGAAATTAAACAAGGACTGCAACAGATTCAACAGCGTCAAACAGATAATTTTACCTTTAGTAAAGGTTCAATGAAAGGTCAAATAGTCCGGCAAAACTGTGATTTCATCTACATCAGTATTTGGGATGCAGATTTACATGATTTTGTTAATCCTGCCAGTGCTAAACAATGTTGA
- a CDS encoding SRPBCC family protein — translation MTEYKFITIWIIDAPIEKVWSEIINYPNWPTWWKYVERVIPIQDYHRFIWKTPLYYKIAFDTKLIRVQPPIVLELVAKGNVDGVGLWELESIEKGTLVRYTWKVKTTKAWMDILAIFIRPLMESNHNTIMEEGGKALAHLLGANLLSAQL, via the coding sequence ATGACAGAATATAAATTCATCACAATTTGGATTATTGACGCACCCATAGAAAAAGTGTGGTCAGAAATTATTAATTATCCAAACTGGCCGACTTGGTGGAAATATGTAGAAAGAGTGATTCCTATCCAAGATTACCACCGTTTCATCTGGAAAACACCCCTATATTATAAAATTGCATTCGACACCAAATTAATTCGAGTCCAACCGCCAATAGTGCTAGAATTAGTTGCTAAAGGAAATGTAGATGGTGTTGGTTTATGGGAACTGGAGTCAATTGAAAAAGGGACTTTAGTCCGCTACACCTGGAAAGTCAAAACCACAAAAGCTTGGATGGACATCTTGGCAATATTTATCCGTCCCTTAATGGAATCGAATCATAACACTATCATGGAAGAAGGAGGAAAAGCATTAGCACATCTGCTAGGTGCAAATTTGCTTTCTGCACAATTGTAA
- a CDS encoding adenylate/guanylate cyclase domain-containing protein — translation MSSLSNSLIELQSLQNSRDQANSIVKTWQLYSRAAAVRLGKIKDVTIRHDYFLREGSIPPPATFIIELGQQITGKEEGSAISLYSDYPYAWRKDRAKNKFAEEALTYFRENPENKEFYRLEKNNNRPRWKYAQAMIMETSCVACHNTDPESPKKNWNVGDIRGVIAISEPLDKITDQTKKALGTASIMLAGFSFLGISGLALVMNRLNQTTKELESRVRERTADLAGANEDLEKRNILIRQVFGRYLSDEIVTNLLNSPQSLNLGGERRKITILTSDLRGFTAASERLSAEEVITVLNIYLESMADIITQYQGSINEFMGDGILVLFGAPTERNDDALRAIACAVKMQLAIGTVNQKLKNLGFPQLEMGIGINTGLVVLGNIGSEKRTKYGIVGSQVNLTYRIESYTTGGQILISESTLRESESIVSVRGQKQVQPKGVKEPIIIYDVGGIRGAYNLFLPSEDEIFVNLTEEVAIQYTILEGKHLGNNIFQGRFIQLSKKGAKVKVEFLTDNAVPPIFANLKINLFTTNDSQEMSEDIYAKVSETSLEEGTFFIHFTAKIPALQEKIDRLFVSG, via the coding sequence ATGTCTAGTCTCTCCAATAGTCTAATAGAGTTACAATCACTTCAGAATTCTAGAGATCAAGCTAATTCAATTGTTAAGACTTGGCAACTCTACAGTCGAGCCGCAGCGGTTCGTTTGGGAAAAATAAAAGATGTTACCATCCGACACGATTATTTTTTAAGAGAGGGAAGTATTCCGCCCCCTGCTACTTTTATCATTGAACTGGGACAGCAAATTACTGGTAAAGAAGAAGGCTCGGCAATTAGCTTATACAGTGATTATCCTTACGCCTGGAGAAAAGACCGCGCCAAAAATAAATTTGCAGAGGAAGCACTGACATACTTCCGAGAAAATCCTGAAAATAAGGAATTTTATCGGCTTGAGAAAAATAATAATCGCCCCCGCTGGAAATATGCCCAAGCAATGATTATGGAAACTAGTTGTGTAGCTTGTCATAATACTGATCCAGAAAGTCCTAAAAAAAATTGGAATGTGGGAGATATAAGGGGCGTAATAGCCATTAGTGAACCTTTAGATAAAATTACTGACCAGACGAAAAAAGCATTAGGAACAGCATCTATTATGTTGGCAGGCTTTTCTTTTTTAGGGATATCTGGTCTGGCATTAGTTATGAACAGACTAAATCAAACAACTAAAGAGCTAGAGAGTCGAGTTAGGGAACGTACTGCTGATTTAGCTGGCGCGAATGAAGATTTAGAAAAAAGGAATATCCTAATTCGTCAAGTATTTGGTCGCTATTTGAGTGATGAAATTGTCACGAATTTACTCAACAGTCCCCAATCTTTAAATCTCGGTGGTGAGAGACGGAAAATCACGATTCTGACTTCAGATTTACGCGGTTTTACTGCCGCATCAGAACGCTTATCGGCTGAAGAGGTGATCACAGTCCTCAATATTTATCTAGAAAGTATGGCTGATATTATTACCCAATATCAAGGAAGCATTAATGAATTTATGGGTGATGGGATTTTAGTATTGTTTGGTGCGCCGACAGAACGAAATGATGATGCCTTAAGAGCTATTGCTTGTGCAGTAAAAATGCAATTAGCAATTGGAACTGTCAATCAGAAATTGAAAAACCTCGGTTTTCCCCAACTGGAAATGGGTATTGGCATCAACACCGGATTAGTAGTTTTGGGCAATATTGGCTCAGAGAAACGGACTAAATACGGCATTGTCGGTAGTCAAGTTAATCTCACCTATCGCATTGAATCTTATACAACTGGAGGTCAAATCCTGATTTCTGAATCTACTCTTAGGGAATCGGAGTCAATCGTTTCAGTTCGTGGACAAAAGCAAGTACAACCGAAAGGGGTGAAAGAGCCGATTATCATCTATGATGTTGGCGGAATTCGGGGTGCTTATAATCTCTTTTTGCCAAGTGAAGACGAAATTTTTGTAAATTTGACTGAAGAGGTCGCCATTCAGTACACAATTTTAGAAGGGAAACATCTTGGTAATAATATATTTCAGGGTCGTTTTATCCAACTATCGAAGAAAGGCGCAAAGGTTAAAGTTGAGTTTCTAACTGATAATGCTGTTCCTCCCATCTTTGCAAATCTCAAAATTAATTTATTTACCACTAATGATTCTCAAGAAATGAGTGAAGATATTTACGCCAAAGTTAGCGAAACTTCATTGGAAGAGGGGACATTTTTTATCCATTTCACAGCTAAAATTCCTGCCTTGCAGGAAAAAATAGATAGATTATTTGTGTCAGGTTAA
- a CDS encoding 2OG-Fe(II) oxygenase, producing MKYYQLQTNVLPNNYLNDLWGEIQASPYFVINNLNRDFINTKGFSVVFQRQGLTTVAQKFPFFKPYLDLALQPNCNAFYLNPLLLKEGSRVDPHIDRSLRSYCKTIEPPHLVSVLYVRVPENMEGGELVLKSTKRQVGQVKPQTNTLVYFQGDLTHSVNAVTTPGNRLSLVCEQYNLSDAELEEIPIFTLESRASQSTNKKRNYR from the coding sequence GTGAAATACTATCAACTACAAACCAACGTTTTACCTAATAATTACCTGAATGACTTGTGGGGAGAAATTCAAGCTAGTCCTTACTTTGTTATCAACAACCTCAACCGCGATTTCATTAATACCAAAGGATTTTCCGTAGTTTTTCAGCGTCAGGGATTAACAACAGTCGCCCAAAAATTTCCCTTTTTTAAACCTTATTTAGATTTAGCACTTCAGCCCAATTGTAATGCTTTCTATCTCAACCCCTTACTATTAAAAGAAGGTTCTCGTGTCGATCCACACATAGATCGCTCTTTGCGTTCTTATTGCAAAACCATTGAACCACCTCACCTTGTCAGCGTTCTCTATGTGCGAGTACCGGAAAACATGGAGGGAGGGGAATTGGTGCTGAAGTCAACTAAACGCCAAGTTGGACAAGTTAAACCGCAAACTAACACCTTGGTTTACTTTCAAGGTGATTTAACCCATTCAGTTAATGCAGTCACAACTCCAGGAAATCGCTTAAGTTTGGTTTGTGAACAATATAATTTAAGTGACGCTGAACTTGAAGAAATTCCCATTTTTACATTAGAATCAAGGGCTAGTCAATCTACAAATAAAAAACGAAACTATAGATAG
- a CDS encoding fructosamine kinase family protein: MIWQEIDTHISQVTGHKFQTSQHLSVSGGCINQGYAVSDGKVTYFVKLNQASQAEMFAAEMLGLQQMYQTNTIRVPQPLCWGTTGNSSYIVLEWLEMTDGNNKSWQKMGRNLAEMHTTISNQGFGWNMNNTIGSTPQINTWKSDWIEFYTQHRLGYQFQLAKQRGGSFPLQDKLLAAIPELLAEHQVQPALVHGDLWGGNAGFTIDAEPVIFDPATYFGDREVDIAMTELFGGFPADFYKGYEEVFPLEDGYERRKTLYNLYHVLNHFNLFGGGYASQANGMIERILRNV; encoded by the coding sequence ATGATTTGGCAGGAAATAGATACTCATATTAGCCAAGTAACTGGACATAAATTTCAAACCTCACAACATTTATCTGTAAGTGGTGGCTGTATTAACCAAGGTTATGCAGTTAGTGATGGTAAAGTCACTTACTTTGTTAAACTTAACCAGGCCTCTCAAGCAGAAATGTTTGCAGCCGAAATGCTGGGTTTACAGCAAATGTATCAAACAAATACTATTCGTGTTCCTCAACCTTTATGTTGGGGAACTACAGGTAATTCTAGTTATATAGTATTGGAATGGCTAGAAATGACCGATGGTAATAACAAATCTTGGCAGAAAATGGGGCGTAATTTAGCAGAAATGCACACAACTATTAGTAACCAAGGGTTTGGCTGGAACATGAATAATACTATTGGTTCCACACCCCAAATTAATACTTGGAAATCTGACTGGATAGAATTTTACACCCAACATCGTTTAGGTTATCAATTTCAATTAGCAAAGCAACGAGGAGGGAGTTTTCCTTTACAAGATAAATTATTAGCCGCTATTCCAGAATTATTAGCAGAGCATCAAGTACAACCTGCCTTAGTACATGGAGATTTATGGGGAGGAAATGCAGGATTTACTATTGATGCTGAACCTGTGATTTTTGATCCAGCCACTTATTTTGGTGATCGAGAAGTTGATATTGCCATGACAGAATTATTTGGGGGGTTTCCAGCAGATTTTTATAAAGGATACGAGGAAGTATTTCCTTTAGAAGATGGTTATGAACGACGGAAAACACTCTATAATCTATATCACGTTTTGAATCATTTTAATTTGTTTGGTGGTGGTTATGCCTCCCAAGCAAATGGGATGATTGAGCGAATTCTGCGGAATGTGTAA